A region of Vitis vinifera cultivar Pinot Noir 40024 chromosome 13, ASM3070453v1 DNA encodes the following proteins:
- the LOC100853455 gene encoding blue copper protein 1a-like, translated as MASKRFVVAILAFVLPAVAMATEFTVGDDQGWTINFDYEAWSKDKVFQVGDELFFKYRAGRHNVFKVNGTTFTNCTMPPANEALTTGNDVITLAIPGRKWYICGVNDHCANYGQKLAITVLEASASPAPAPSIPTAPASSSAHGISGSG; from the exons ATGGCTTCTAAGCGGTTTGTTGTAGCAATCTTAGCATTTGTTCTTCCAGCTGTGGCCATGGCAACAGAGTTTACTGTTGGAGATGACCAAGGATGGACCATCAATTTCGACTATGAAGCCTGGTCCAAAGACAAAGTATTTCAAGTTGGAGATGAACTAT TCTTCAAATACAGGGCGGGACGACACAATGTCTTCAAAGTGAATGGTACGACCTTCACTAACTGCACTATGCCACCAGCAAATGAAGCTCTTACCACTGGAAATGATGTAATTACACTGGCCATCCCTGGAAGGAAGTGGTACATTTGTGGTGTAAACGACCATTGCGCCAACTATGGACAGAAGCTTGCCATCACTGTATTGGAAGCGTCGGCATCTCCTGCACCGGCCCCCTCCATCCCCACAGCACCAGCATCTAGCTCTGCTCATGGGATCTCTGGGTCCGGGTAG